TCGATCGTTTGGGGGAGCTCCATTTGTGGAATATACGCGATTGGCGCATGCACCTGCACTTCCCCCACATCAGGATGAACCTCTTGTGCTAGGATCTTCATCAGTGTGGACTTTCCCACACCGTTTGGACCTACGATCCCAATACGCTCCCCTTGGTAAACCTGTAACTTTTCAGCCTTAATGATCAACCTATATTGATACGTTTTTTCTATATGTTTTGCAGCTAATAAAAGCATAAAAAAACCTCCCTAGAATGCTAGAGAGGATAGCGTCATGTTGGCATTTTGTGCTGGTTAAGGTACAACGTCAAGGTACAAAGAATATCATCCAACGGATCGGCACCTTGCACCCTCCATTGGAACATGGTACATTGCCGAACACCCACATAAAGGTATGCTATGAGGTGGTATCGATTGGAACGGATATCTTCATTTAACTTATATATAAAGCGGAAAACAGATGTACCTCTACAAATGCACAGACCTATCCTATCTAGACATGATGTTTTTTAAATCATATTAAAAAAGCGGTCTAAAATAGGATTACTGCTTCATTGTTCGAGGTACCTGTCCTTTCTCTTCATTTTACTTTCGTTAACCTTATAGTATATTTTACTTTTAAGAATGTCAAACCTTTCCATTAATCCATTTACGTTCAATCCTCATACCAAAATATAACAACGTTGTTATTTAAGGTTTCACTTGTCTGACTCCATCGTCATGTTTACCTTTGTTCACATGTGATAAAACGAGTTTTATGTCAAACTCCGTGGTATCAACTGCAGTGTGACGTCATATTCCATGGCATAACTTCCATGACGTTAACTTCGGTGGAAACACTATCTGGATATCGATAAAATAGCTATCTTGATGTCTATGAAAACAACAGGCAACGCACCTTGATACACCTTCTTGATTTACCTACCGATGAACTCTGGGAGGAACAATACAATATCAGGTACGAAGGTAATTAAGATGAGGACCAACACCATCGTGATGTAAAACGGTACGAGAGCTTTACTTGTTTTCTCGATTGAGACCTTCCCGATCGCACATCCGACAAATAGACAAGTACCGACCGGCGGAGTGATGAGCCCTATCGAAAGACTGAGGATAAGAACCACACCAAAATGTACAGGGTCCATACCAGCAGCTGTTGCAACGGGGAGTAAAATAGGCGTTGCAATTAATATCAGAGGTGCCATGTCCATGACGGTCCCCAATAGGAGCAAAATAAAGACAATCAACAGCAATGTGACATAGTCATTCGGGGAAAAAGATAACAAAAATTCTGTCACTATTGTTGGTACTTTTAGCAGTGCAAGCAACCATCCGAATGCAGAGGATGAGGCAATTAAGAAAAGAACCATTGCTAGTGTGTTGAATGTGTTCTGTAGAATAACATTAAGGCGAGAGAAAGGGATATCTCGATATACAAAAAAAGTGATAAAAAAAGCATACAATGCGCCTATCGCTGCAGATTCGGTTGCTGTAAAAAAGCCGCTCACAATCCCCCCTATGATAATCACAGCGGTGAATAACCCTAACAATCCTTCCCCTATAATTCTAGGGATGTCCTTCGCCGGTATGCGCTCTCCTTTGGGATAGTTTCTTTTCGCGGCAATGATATAAGTGATGACGAGCAGAGCAAGCCCGAGCAGGAGACCCGGCACTAATCCTCCCATAAACAATGCACCAACCGACACGCCACCCGCTGCCATAGAGTAAATAATCATATTATGACTCGGCGGAATCATCACGCCTTGAGCAGCACTAGAGACAGTGACACTGACAGCATAATCTTTATGGTACCCTTTTTTCCTCATCATCGGTATTAATACAGAGCCTACCGAAGACGTATCAGCCACTGCCGACCCGGATATACCACCAAAAAACGTACTCGCTGTCACATTCACCATGGCCAATCCACCCCGGATTTTACCAATGAGCACTTGAGATAAGTTAATCAAGCGACGGGATATTCCCCCTTCATTCATGATCTCACCTGCTAATATGAAAAAGGGGATAGCTAATAATGAAAAAGAATTGAGACCACCGACCATTCGTTGGATTAAGGCAGAAAGGTCTACACCCAGGTACAATCCTGTGATAAATGAGGACAGGAGCATAGCAAGCGCGATAGGAAACCTCAACAGGATTAGTAGGATAAAGGAACCGATCAATAATGCGATACCCATCTCCATCACTCCTCCTCATATTTTCTTTGGTCCATGACGACCCCTTGTTGAAAGCATAACGCAAGGCCATATATTAGAAGTAAAAAGCCTGAAATAGGGACAACAGCGTATAAATAGCTTGTTGGTAATTTTGTTCCCGCCATCGTACTGTTAGACATCAGCATGGTAAATTTGCCACCATAGTAGATGAAAATGAGGGCAACCATGAGTATAGAAGCCTTAACGAGATAATCAATCATATCTTGAAGCTTATCGGGTAAATGATTAACCACCAAGCCGACAGCGATATGTAGACGATCTCTAAATCCAACGGCGATGCCTATAAAACTGATCCACACGAGGAATAATAGCGCGATCTCCTCGGACCACGCCGGTGTGGTTTCAAATACTTGTCTTAAGAACACGTGTAATGAGATAATGAGCACCATGCCAGCTAGCATGAGTAATGCTAACGCATTGACCGCTTTGTCTAGGGCTTTAACTATGGCTCCAACTATTACTTTCAAATTACTCCTCCCCCCTCATGTTTGAGCTACCCATATTAAATTCTTCTCTTACTCTACTTCTGCGATCCGATCAATCCATTCCTCATATTGCTCCCCATAGTTGTCATACACAGGCTGGACGGCTTCTCGCCAAGGGGCTACGTCTGTGATCTCAATGATTTCATTTCCGTTATCCTCGATCGTTTGTCTCGCTTCATCGACTAACTCTGCCCACGCTTCACGTTGCACTTCAATGGAGTCTTTTGCCGCTTCTAGAAAGATGGTTTTATCTTCTTCGTCTAAAGATTCCCACAATTCACTTGAGGCGATGACAACCTCGGGAACTGTCGAGTGTCCATCTAGCGTATAATATGGTGCGACTTCATAATGGTTGGTCGAGTAATAGCTCGGAAAATTGTTCTCAGCCCCGTCGAGTACACCCGTTTGTAACGATGAGTAAACCTCTTCAAAAGCCATCGGTGTTGCAGACGCCCCTAATGATTCAACCATATCGATGATCATTTTAGACTGTTGAACCCTAATGGCTAGTCCTTCTAAATCTTCTGGAGAATGAACGGGACGAACAGAGTTATAGAAGCTTCGTTTCCCAGAATCGTAAAAAGCAAGCCCCACCATATTGGCGTCCTGTAACGTGTGCAGTAAATCCATTCCTACCTCACCGTTCAATACTTTCCATTGTTGTTCTTCACTGTTGAAAAGATAAGGTAACGCTAATACACCGATATCGTCGGAAAACTCAGTTAAGGGTGTAACATTGACCCGCGCTAAATCAATCGTACCTAGCTGGATCTGCTCGATGACACTTTTCTCATCACCTAATTGTCCACCAGCGTACACTTCTATTTGGTAGCGACCCTTCGTTTTTTCCTCTACGGAGCTGGCAAACGCTTTTACACCTTGCGTTGTGGGATAATTTTCAGGCTGGTTTTCTGCCAGTTTTAGCACAACGGTTTCTTTTTCTCCCTCCCCCGATGTCGAAGTTTCAGCACCACAACCAACTGATAAACTAACTAAAATGGAAAACAAAACCATAAAACACAGTTTTTTCATTAAACTCCCTCCTAGTATTATAATAAGAATGCGCTTCCAATTACTAAAATAACAACGTTGTTATTTTAGTTTAATTGTATTCTATAGTAAAGTTTATAAAGAAGCAAGAATGGTATTCGTTAAGGTTGGTTTACTTTCTTAACTAAAAAGACGGAATTCTGCAAATCTGCGAACCCGTTCTTATGATAAAACGGATACGCTGGCATATTTTTTTCTGTTGCTAACCATATGTGTTGAATATCTTGAGCTTCTAGGTATGTATTGATTTGGTCTATAAAAATACCACCTACACCTTGATTTTGTTTATCTCTTGCGATAAAAAACTCTTTTATAAAGTATTCTCGGCCCTCCCACCAATTAAAAACGTATCCTAATGACCCGCCAACAAGTCTATGATTTTCGTCATATAAAGCTAGTGAGAGTGAATTTTTGTTGTCTGTCAGGTCACTCATATACAAATCAAGTTGCTTTTCATCTTTCCACTGATCAAACCAGGGTTCATGAGAGAATACATCTAGGAATAGCTTTTTCATTTCTTCATAATCTTTAGATCTCAATAGGCGTGTCCTCATATTTAATGACCTCCTGATAATATAGGTACGCTCAAAAAAGCTTCTAGTGTTCAGTCAAATATGACTTTGTAATCTTAATAGCATGCTCAGTCGATTTTATTAACGCTTCATCGTCTTTCTTCATTCTGATAGCCATTGCTTGCTTAAATAACTCATCGGCTATATCGTACGCCCCTTGGTCAAATTTACTCTTACCGTAATGCTGGTATGCGAAATCTAATAAATATAAACAGTCGTTATGTTCTCACAATACACGCCTAGTAACCCATACCATAAAAAACTATGCTTTATTTAACTGCTCCCACTCACTTAAATACATACGATCCGTGATATTTTTAGGGTTATCTAGTTTACAGATGAGTTCTAAACTATTCCCATCAGGGTCATTAAAATGGATTTTGGCATGTGCCATACCATCATGTGCCATGACAAACGGTTCTACTGGCTTAAATCCGAAGGCTTCTCTAGGTTCATAACCTTTTTCTTTCAACCAAGCAACTGACTGCTTTAACCCTTTCAAAGAGACTTGAAAAGCAATGTGCCTGATTGAGGGATGATATTCAAGTTCTACTTTATCTGTCTCCCAAAGCCCTAGCCAGCTTTTATCTTTTTCTATCCAAAAAAAGGCTAGTCTATCCTCGTGAATATGAGATAATTCCAAACCGAGTCCCTTGTAATATTCAATAGAATGCTTTAAGTTACTGACGGGTAAATGCGCTTCATATAAGCCTTCAATCATTAAAATGACCTCCCTGTTCCACAAATCGTCTTCCCATTTAATCTACGAGGTATTTATAGTAAGCAAAAAATTCCCTAAAAATAGAATAAAAGTCTCTAACCTCAAAATAGTCAGCACATGCAGAGTATACATTCTCTAATTCCGACTTTTTAAAGGCTAGCTTCGTCCTGGTGATATGATGATACTGTGTGATCACCGTGACAGATTCAAGTCCTTCATCCTCCATGATTCTTTTCGTATTTTCAGCAGTCATTGAAGTGTTGTAACCATCGCTATCTAAGATAATGTTCTCATGGTTAACGCCCTGTTCGATCAAGTAATTCTTCATCACTTTTGCTTCGTCAAAGCCTTCTTTGCCAACACCACCACTTACGATGACATATTGAAATTGGTCTTGTTTATAAAGCGTTACCGCTTTATCTAACCTTGCTTGAAGTCTTTCAGAGGGCTCCCCATTTCGTTCAACTTTATTTCCTAAAACGACTGCTACGTCGGTAGACTCAATTTCATCATTAAGTCCATCAATTACAATAACAACGGAATGAATGGAAAACCAAAGGAGTGACATTAGAAACATCAGCAGTAATATTTTTTTCAAGTTGTTTTTCTCTCCATTCTTCAATGATTGGTGCAGCTACACTATATCATAGACGGCCTTGCTTTTTACTTTAACATCAACATCCTTACATTATCCTGCTCTTCAATATATTAAATTCATCAAAAATAGCGTCAATCCTTCTTAGATTAACGCTATCTGATTCTTAGATGTTTTATTCGATTACTTCTATCTAGATTGAGATGCAAAATTTAATAACGCCTACTCTTCGCTATCTCAAGTCCAGCACTTCATCGCCTTTTATTTCGCCAATTTAAAAACGAGGAAATCGCTACACCTAAAATCCTCGGTAAATGATGGATACTTCTCTAAAATTTCACTAGAAGGCTTAGGCTCTACTAATTGTTCAATACGAAATCCTGCTCGAATGACGGTATCCACGTAACTAGTCAGCGTTCTATGGAAGTATACTAGCTTCTCATCCTGATCTAGAGGAATCGCTTGCTCGTATGCACCTTCATAAAAATAGTTGTCGACCTTCCAGTACAGCTTTTCTCCGTCTTCAGACTTTACCCACCCACTACCAGGCGTAATAAAGCAGGGATGTAGTATGGAGAAAATAAACCATCCTCCATCAACCAAAAGCCTATACATTTCATTTATCGCTCGATCATATTCGGAAAGGTCCTGTATGACCATATTTGATACGATTAAATCAAAAGATTGATCCTCAAGAAAGCTAAGATCCTCCAAGTTCCCATGCTCATATCTTATGTCTAACGACTTAGGCGTTCTATCCTTTGCTATTTCTAACATTTTATTGGAGTAGTCAATTCCTAATACTGAAGCGCCTAACTTTGATAACATTCTACTTAAATATCCTTCCCCACACCCTGCATCTAATACTCTTTTCCCGTGTACTGAATCTAAAAGATCTAGTAAAGTTGGATTCAGAAAAACTTCTCTATGAATATCTCCAACCTCACTATATCCAGACGCAAAGGTTTCAGCATGCATATCCCATCTTCGAATGGCTTCTTGAGTTTTAAAATTTTTATTCATTGTATCACCTCTATGTACTTACAAGTGTTTTTGAGCTGTTCCAAATACAGTTGAAGTTCTAAAATTAATTCAAAGTCCCATTCAATACTTATCTTATTTTCTCAGCCAATTCTAAAATAATGCCTTCTGGCCCACGAACGTAGCATAATTTATAGGCGTTTTCGTAGTTTTGTATCTCACCCATCAGTCCTGCGCCTTTCTTTTCTAATTTAGTAACAAGGGCTTCAATATCTTCAACAGCAAAGGCAATATGCCGGATACCCAGCGTATTCGCCAAAGGAAGCTGTATGCCATTTTCATCTGATGGCGTGT
This genomic interval from Caldalkalibacillus salinus contains the following:
- a CDS encoding TRAP transporter large permease; the protein is MGIALLIGSFILLILLRFPIALAMLLSSFITGLYLGVDLSALIQRMVGGLNSFSLLAIPFFILAGEIMNEGGISRRLINLSQVLIGKIRGGLAMVNVTASTFFGGISGSAVADTSSVGSVLIPMMRKKGYHKDYAVSVTVSSAAQGVMIPPSHNMIIYSMAAGGVSVGALFMGGLVPGLLLGLALLVITYIIAAKRNYPKGERIPAKDIPRIIGEGLLGLFTAVIIIGGIVSGFFTATESAAIGALYAFFITFFVYRDIPFSRLNVILQNTFNTLAMVLFLIASSSAFGWLLALLKVPTIVTEFLLSFSPNDYVTLLLIVFILLLLGTVMDMAPLILIATPILLPVATAAGMDPVHFGVVLILSLSIGLITPPVGTCLFVGCAIGKVSIEKTSKALVPFYITMVLVLILITFVPDIVLFLPEFIGR
- a CDS encoding TRAP transporter small permease, with the translated sequence MKVIVGAIVKALDKAVNALALLMLAGMVLIISLHVFLRQVFETTPAWSEEIALLFLVWISFIGIAVGFRDRLHIAVGLVVNHLPDKLQDMIDYLVKASILMVALIFIYYGGKFTMLMSNSTMAGTKLPTSYLYAVVPISGFLLLIYGLALCFQQGVVMDQRKYEEE
- a CDS encoding TRAP transporter substrate-binding protein, whose product is MKKLCFMVLFSILVSLSVGCGAETSTSGEGEKETVVLKLAENQPENYPTTQGVKAFASSVEEKTKGRYQIEVYAGGQLGDEKSVIEQIQLGTIDLARVNVTPLTEFSDDIGVLALPYLFNSEEQQWKVLNGEVGMDLLHTLQDANMVGLAFYDSGKRSFYNSVRPVHSPEDLEGLAIRVQQSKMIIDMVESLGASATPMAFEEVYSSLQTGVLDGAENNFPSYYSTNHYEVAPYYTLDGHSTVPEVVIASSELWESLDEEDKTIFLEAAKDSIEVQREAWAELVDEARQTIEDNGNEIIEITDVAPWREAVQPVYDNYGEQYEEWIDRIAEVE
- a CDS encoding GNAT family N-acetyltransferase, which encodes MRTRLLRSKDYEEMKKLFLDVFSHEPWFDQWKDEKQLDLYMSDLTDNKNSLSLALYDENHRLVGGSLGYVFNWWEGREYFIKEFFIARDKQNQGVGGIFIDQINTYLEAQDIQHIWLATEKNMPAYPFYHKNGFADLQNSVFLVKKVNQP
- a CDS encoding VOC family protein is translated as MIEGLYEAHLPVSNLKHSIEYYKGLGLELSHIHEDRLAFFWIEKDKSWLGLWETDKVELEYHPSIRHIAFQVSLKGLKQSVAWLKEKGYEPREAFGFKPVEPFVMAHDGMAHAKIHFNDPDGNSLELICKLDNPKNITDRMYLSEWEQLNKA
- a CDS encoding YdcF family protein, which produces MKKILLLMFLMSLLWFSIHSVVIVIDGLNDEIESTDVAVVLGNKVERNGEPSERLQARLDKAVTLYKQDQFQYVIVSGGVGKEGFDEAKVMKNYLIEQGVNHENIILDSDGYNTSMTAENTKRIMEDEGLESVTVITQYHHITRTKLAFKKSELENVYSACADYFEVRDFYSIFREFFAYYKYLVD
- a CDS encoding class I SAM-dependent methyltransferase; this translates as MNKNFKTQEAIRRWDMHAETFASGYSEVGDIHREVFLNPTLLDLLDSVHGKRVLDAGCGEGYLSRMLSKLGASVLGIDYSNKMLEIAKDRTPKSLDIRYEHGNLEDLSFLEDQSFDLIVSNMVIQDLSEYDRAINEMYRLLVDGGWFIFSILHPCFITPGSGWVKSEDGEKLYWKVDNYFYEGAYEQAIPLDQDEKLVYFHRTLTSYVDTVIRAGFRIEQLVEPKPSSEILEKYPSFTEDFRCSDFLVFKLAK
- a CDS encoding VOC family protein, translating into MKIHRIDHVGIIVNDLPAMKAFFLDFGLEMMGEGEVEGEWVERIIGLQDVKGEAVMLQTPDGDANIELVKFHTPSDENGIQLPLANTLGIRHIAFAVEDIEALVTKLEKKGAGLMGEIQNYENAYKLCYVRGPEGIILELAEKIR